A region from the Oceanidesulfovibrio marinus genome encodes:
- a CDS encoding indolepyruvate oxidoreductase subunit beta: MEKARIFLTGVGGQGTLTATNLLAQTALEQGIYVTSGEIHGMAQRGGVVVSTILLGGLKSPKIGPGEADILIGFEPLETYRGLPYLVPNGVVVSSTESVAPVAVSLGKAEYPDITIIEHAVRKVASRAILMPARSLGKKAGAIQSGNIALLAAMLATDVLPFGVDALKATIERNLNPKIVGVNLEAANLGAEAALASNA, encoded by the coding sequence ATGGAAAAAGCGCGCATCTTTTTGACGGGCGTTGGCGGCCAGGGAACTTTGACGGCAACGAACCTGCTGGCGCAGACCGCGCTGGAGCAGGGCATCTATGTAACCTCGGGCGAGATTCACGGCATGGCCCAGCGCGGCGGCGTGGTGGTTTCCACCATTCTGCTGGGCGGGCTGAAAAGCCCCAAGATCGGCCCGGGCGAAGCGGATATCCTCATCGGCTTCGAGCCGCTGGAGACGTATCGCGGCCTGCCGTATCTCGTGCCCAACGGCGTGGTGGTCTCCTCCACGGAGTCCGTAGCGCCGGTGGCCGTATCCCTGGGAAAGGCGGAGTACCCGGACATCACCATCATTGAGCATGCGGTGCGTAAGGTGGCCTCCAGGGCCATCCTGATGCCGGCGCGCAGCCTAGGCAAAAAGGCCGGCGCGATACAGAGCGGCAACATTGCGCTTCTGGCCGCCATGCTGGCGACCGATGTCCTGCCGTTCGGCGTGGACGCATTGAAGGCGACCATCGAACGCAACCTGAACCCGAAAATCGTGGGAGTAAACCTCGAGGCAGCCAACCTGGGCGCGGAAGCAGCCCTTGCCTCGAACGCGTAA